From the genome of Danio aesculapii chromosome 16, fDanAes4.1, whole genome shotgun sequence, one region includes:
- the im:7147486 gene encoding zinc finger protein 208 gives MLGVQETRSAGSPKTYSCVACSATFHSLSSLLVHQASHASEASHQPESTLPTCVSCGSLFASKDLLEKHHCVTLPSPIITFICDCGEEFSDCIAFEDHKMQHDSENTVQLDLETSSVVPESKMPTCVSCGNLFATMDLLEKHQCVKLPTPASPASQAHLYICECGKEFGDFTTLEEHKKQHGPENKKESAFERIPVVPEKKTDFIRLISDQVFHSLSPLAFNEKLLAPIPPSTSESVTKMTESTTDMESNILQSSELHFVNEEQVQTLEEDSDTLNSSTALNHSLHDNEKSPESCKESDAVNSGLMDQDSGEKKKSILKILASAYMSHKQPVQMKQRNLPPRKVSPRAPIQPPPTVIISKPEPLKIQSTPSKETVSVQPGKIFSKKGKIIPVTQTLCPVVVLETRQKLFGRDNVEGRHQCRLCRRVFQDLDTLIMHHALHKKERVKFCLYCQQFVISVISVPENHVCFSAFSKNIQPLTAKMPPEPVIPTAQQLEKIFYCSLCKRGYARIRSLKRHNCPCKAPLKSASPTVNRVELKPQTLESSNTVMLNSKNNQMSAHHVNIGVGTERIKVEEQHTEFPIDKKNQIHSPKTPERSSQPTESTINSVKLPENMARMKEEEEKEKLAEKQWTMPLDDAEIDTLVDGEQKDSDEDDLVDMDEDDSYEEDDVVVDSSEETEIDSDPLSEGYQVYITNKGVKRYVCIECQRSYSRQFTLKEHLKVCEARILKDQTIENKIADLPGPIKKFPCPQCGKFFSRKDNMNMHQKKCHGKTAVPAVSTRTEPKTPVAQENLFVLSPSTENKAVQQETPQNTSSSRNWGIMSLPSVLPRKVTCECGASFTCPRLLFEHLQQHAQESYICPHCGESLQSWMDFEAHQQLHKQSQSANEQRGPQQRPQIFPPALPLHAPTRPQQSSDFSEHKPPALLPPQHLNNGPHTAPLTCPRCKKNFSQRSSLARHIRLRCTGDPTTQKKHPCTRCGATFLNPFNLKIHVQSNTCKPAFKPIRCPVCVRWFSCLDGLKRHLVSHSRQAVCQICDQNCPNLQALEEHKRQVHGLNNRMRAEENAPNPSSQPSVENSLTTPFQCHVCLRYYPKLQSLKDHLRKVHRPKQPKQINLSTTEPVRIGQFLCQICGRSYPTIKSLKNHRRRVHNILGAVFPPMKGPEQNSTPGQFQCHICSRSYPDVQSLRNHRRRVHGIVGGLDVSKGVTQHNLYKCLICQRSYPDEISLKNHRRRVHRILGPVPEPSVSTIATNDIEEDLDQKPIPFL, from the coding sequence ATGCTTGGAGTTCAAGAAACAAGGTCTGCTGGGAGTCCTAAAACATACAGCTGTGTTGCATGCTCAGCTACTTTTCATAGTTTGTCATCTCTCCTGGTTCACCAAGCATCTCATGCAAGTGAAGCCTCTCATCAGCCGGAATCAACACTACCTACTTGTGTCAGCTGCGGAAGCTTGTTTGCAAGCAAAGATCTTCTTGAAAAACATCACTGTGTAACGTTGCCCTCTCCAATCATTACCTTCATATGCGATTGTGGTGAGGAGTTTAGTGATTGCATAGCGTTTGAGGACCACAAAATGCAACATGACTCAGAAAACACAGTGCAACTAGATTTGGAAACGAGTTCTGTTGTTCCAGAAAGCAAAATGCCAACTTGTGTCAGCTGTGGAAACCTATTTGCGACCATGGATCTTCTTGAAAAACACCAATGTGTTAAGTTGCCCACTCCAGCCTCTCCAGCTTCTCAAGCTCACCTCTACATATGTGAGTGTGGCAAGGAGTTTGGTGATTTTACAACACTTGAGGAACACAAAAAGCAACATGGCCCAGAAAACAAGAAGGAATCAGCTTTTGAGAGGATTCCTGTTGTCCCGGAGAAGAAAACAGACTTCATCCGTCTAATCTCAGACCAGGTTTTTCATAGTCTTTCACCTTTAGCTTTCAATGAAAAACTACTTGCACCAATACCACCTTCTACTTCAGAATCCGTAACAAAAATGACAGAATCCACTACAGACATGGAAAGCAATATCTTGCAATCTTCTGAATTGCACTTTGTGAATGAAGAGCAAGTGCAGACTCTTGAGGAGGACAGTGACACTTTAAACTCCTCAACTGCGCTAAATCATTCTTTGCACGACAATGAGAAATCACCAGAATCTTGTAAAGAATCAGATGCAGTCAATTCTGGTTTAATGGATCAAGATTCTGGTGAAAAAAAGAAGTCAATCCTAAAGATATTAGCATCTGCCTATATGAGTCATAAACAACCCGTCCAAATGAAACAGAGGAACTTGCCCCCAAGAAAAGTCTCACCAAGAGCACCAATTCAGCCCCCTCCCACAGTGATTATATCAAAGCCTGAACCGCTGAAGATTCAATCAACACCATCAAAAGAGACTGTGAGTGTGCAACCTGGAAAGATTTTCTCAAAGAAGGGGAAGATTATACCTGTGACACAAACTCTCTGTCCCGTGGTGGTTCTTGAGACTCGCCAGAAACTCTTTGGCCGAGACAATGTGGAAGGTAGACATCAGTGCAGACTCTGTCGTAGAGTTTTCCAAGATCTAGACACCTTGATAATGCATCATGCCTTGCATAAGAAAGAAAGAGTTAAATTTTGTCTTTATTGTCAGCAATTTGTGATCAGTGTAATCTCAGTTCCAGAGAACCACGTCTGCTTTAGTGCATTTTCTAAAAATATTCAGCCTTTGACAGCAAAGATGCCCCCAGAACCAGTTATCCCTACAGCTCAACAGCTAGAGAAAATTTTCTACTGTTCTTTATGCAAGCGTGGTTACGCACGGATACGCAGCCTCAAAAGGCACAACTGCCCATGTAAAGCTCCTCTGAAATCCGCATCTCCTACAGTTAACAGAGTTGAACTCAAGCCCCAAACCTTAGAGAGCAGCAATACAGTGATGCTAAACTCGAAAAACAATCAAATGTCGGCACACCACGTGAATATTGGTGTAGGCACAGAGCGGATAAAGGTTGAGGAGCAGCACACAGAATTTCctattgacaaaaaaaatcagattcattcacCAAAAACTCCTGAGCGCAGCTCTCAACCAACTGAGTCAACTATTAACTCTGTTAAACTACCAGAAAACATGGCTCGTATgaaagaagaggaagaaaaggagAAATTGGCTGAAAAGCAGTGGACCATGCCACTGGATGATGCAGAAATTGATACACTAGTAGATGGGGAGCAAAAGGATTCAGATGAGGATGATTTGGTGGACATGGATGAAGACGACTCTTATGAAGAGGATGATGTTGTTGTAGATTCTTCTGAGGAAACGGAAATTGATTCAGATCCTCTTAGTGAAGGCTATCAAGTGTATATTACTAACAAAGGCGTGAAGCGGTATGTTTGCATCGAGTGCCAGAGAAGCTATTCTCGGCAGTTTACTCTAAAGGAGCACCTGAAGGTTTGTGAGGCGAGGATTTTGAAGGACCAAACTATTGAGAATAAGATAGCTGATTTGCCTGGGCCAATTAAAAAATTTCCATGTCCTCAATGTGGCAAATTTTTCAGCCGTAAAGATAATATGAATATGCATCAAAAAAAGTGCCATGGAAAAACTGCTGTTCCAGCAGTAAGCACCAGAACAGAGCCTAAAACTCCTGTAGCTCAAGAAAACTTGTTTGTCCTGTCACCATCCACAGAAAACAAAGCAGTCCAACAGGAGACTCCTCAAAATACTAGCAGTAGCAGAAACTGGGGGATAATGTCACTTCCATCTGTTCTCCCAAGAAAAGTGACGTGCGAATGCGGAGCCTCGTTTACTTGTCCTCGACTCCTTTTCGAACATCTGCAGCAGCATGCCCAGGAGTCCTACATTTGTCCACACTGTGGTGAGAGCTTGCAGTCTTGGATGGATTTTGAAGCCCATCAGCAATTGCACAAACAATCTCAAAGTGCAAATGAGCAAAGAGGTCCTCAACAGCGTCCTCAAATATTTCCCCCAGCGCTACCATTACATGCTCCAACTCGACCTCAACAATCTTCAGATTTTTCGGAGCATAAACCGCCTGCTCTCTTGCCACCTCAACATTTGAACAATGGGCCACATACAGCGCCACTTACTTGCCCCAGATGCAAAAAGAACTTCAGTCAGCGCAGTTCTTTGGCAAGGCACATACGGTTGCGTTGCACCGGTGATCCTACAACTCAGAAGAAACACCCCTGCACTCGGTGTGGTGCCACTTTCCTCAATCCATTTAACCTTAAAATTCATGTTCAAAGCAATACCTGTAAACCTGCATTCAAACCAATTCGATGCCCAGTGTGTGTTCGTTGGTTCAGTTGTCTAGATGGGCTCAAGAGACACCTGGTCTCGCACAGCAGGCAAGCAGTCTGCCAGATTTGTGACCAAAACTGTCCAAACCTTCAGGCACTTGAGGAACATAAAAGACAGGTTCATGGCTTGAACAACAGAATGAGGGCAGAGGAGAATGCACCGAATCCGTCATCCCAACCAAGTGTGGAAAACAGTTTAACTACTCCCTTTCAATGTCATGTTTGCCTTCGATATTATCCAAAGCTTCAATCCCTGAAGGATCACCTAAGGAAAGTTCATCGGCCTAAACAGCCAAAACAAATCAATCTGAGTACCACAGAACCAGTCCGCATAGGGCAGTTTCTGTGTCAGATATGCGGGCGCAGCTATCCTACCATTAAGTCTTTGAAGAATCACAGAAGAAGGGTGCATAATATTCTCGGTGCTGTGTTTCCACCAATGAAAGGACCTGAGCAAAACAGCACTCCCGGTCAATTTCAATGTCACATTTGCTCACGCAGCTATCCTGATGTACAGTCCCTCCGAAACCACAGGAGAAGGGTCCATGGTATTGTGGGAGGTTTAGACGTGTCAAAGGGGGTCACGCAACACAATCTATACAAGTGTCTGATTTGCCAGCGCAGCTACCCTGATGAAATATCTCTTAAAAATCACAGGAGAAGGGTTCATCGCATTTTAGGCCCAGTCCCTGAACCGTCAGTATCCACAATAGCAACAAATGACATAGAAGAAGATCTAGATCAGAAGCCAATACCTTTCCTgtaa